CCTGATCATCTCGGTTTTGGCCAGGGGACTCCAGATCGATTGCGGTTGTTTCTCATCGGGTAGCGACCCAATTGGAATGATCAAGCTTTTTGAGGATTGTGGATATCTGTTATTGAGCTTGGCAATTTCCTTTTATGATAAAGGATATTTTTCCCTGGACAGTTTATTTGGAAGGGAAATTACACCGATATAGTAACCACTTGGGAATACGCCTGATTTGGTGCACATTGGCGAAATAGAGAAGCACATTGTGCCGGATTTTTAACTATAGCGACTGGCAGAGGAAAGATGATGAAAAAAATATTATTGTTTATCCCCATCTTTTTGATTTTATGTATTTGCCTGGCATTGATCTATTTTTATTATGATTTCACATTTGGCAGTCAAAGGGTGGATTCATTCTGTCGAGTTTCAATGGTGAGTAAAATTAAGAACCTGGGAACCACAAAGACGTTGGAGATTTTGCCTCTCGTTGACTGGTCTGCAGACAGAAACGACTTGAAACGCGAAGCGGGGGTATCTTACCTGATAAAAACAGATGAATCTCTAATCCTCTTCGATGTTGGCATGAATGGTAATAAAGAAAACCCCTCGCCTTTACTCCACAATATGAAGAAATTGGGTATAGAACTGAACAAGATAGGTGTTATTGTAATCTCCCACAACCATGTAGACCATGTTGGCGGATTCAAATGGAGTAAAGAAAAAACGTTTTCACTGGCAACCAGGCAGGTTGACTTGGGGGCAAAGAGGGTATATACGCCTGTTCCCATGACCTACCCGGGATTAAAGCCTGTATGTTCAGATAACCCGGTAATTATTTCGAAGGGCGTTGCTACTACCGGAACAATCCCGCGCTATCTTTTCTTTAGTGGCTGGACCCCAGAACAGGCGCTGGCAATCAACGTAGAGGGCAAAGGTGTTGTCCTTGTTGTAGGCTGTGGGCATCAGACAGTCCCAAGGTTAATTAAGAGAACTCGGGAACTGTTTGAGGCACCGATTTACGGCATAGTGGGTGGCCTTCACTATGCGGTCACAGACAGCAGGATGAAAAAGCTCGGTATTCCTATACAGAAGTTATACGGAACGGGTAAGCTGCCGTGGAAATTTATAACCATGAAGGAAGTAAATA
The Deltaproteobacteria bacterium DNA segment above includes these coding regions:
- a CDS encoding MBL fold metallo-hydrolase, with the protein product MMKKILLFIPIFLILCICLALIYFYYDFTFGSQRVDSFCRVSMVSKIKNLGTTKTLEILPLVDWSADRNDLKREAGVSYLIKTDESLILFDVGMNGNKENPSPLLHNMKKLGIELNKIGVIVISHNHVDHVGGFKWSKEKTFSLATRQVDLGAKRVYTPVPMTYPGLKPVCSDNPVIISKGVATTGTIPRYLFFSGWTPEQALAINVEGKGVVLVVGCGHQTVPRLIKRTRELFEAPIYGIVGGLHYAVTDSRMKKLGIPIQKLYGTGKLPWKFITMKEVNIDIEVIRKIKPGIIALSAHDSCDASIDAFRKAFPTAYRDLRVGNNLVIGH